Sequence from the bacterium genome:
TCGCTTGATCAGGATTCATCTGCTTCAACACACGGAAGCGATTCTCCTTCATGGCATGCTCACTGAACGTCATGGTCGGCGGCTTGCTGTCCAGCGACAGGGGATTCTTGCCCTGCTCCGTCAACTCGGGGTTATGCCGGTAGAGCGGGAAGTGCGCCGAATTCACGGCGTCCTTCTGCCCCTGCATTCCTGAGGTCATATCAATACCGTGCGCAATACAGTGCGAGTAGGCAATGATGATCGCAGGACCGTCATACTGTTCGGCTTCCATGAACGCCTTGACGCACTGACCGGGATTGGCTCCCAGCGAGACCTGCGCCACATAGATGTTCCCGTAGGTCATCGAGATCATACCCAAGTCCTTCTTCATGGTGGGCTTGCCGCCCGCCGCGAACTTGGCCACTGCACCCATCGGGGTGGACTTCGACGCCTGACCACCGGTGTTTGAATACACTTCGGTATCCAGCACCAGCACCTTGATATTCTTCCCGGAGGCCAGCACATGATCCAAGCCACCGTAACCGATATCGTAGGCCCAACCGTCGCCGCCAACGACCCAGACGGACTTCTTGACCAGGTAATCAGCTAATGACGCCAATTGCGCACAGATATCGCACGGACACGCCGCCAACTGCTTCTTCAGCACCACCACGCGGGCGCGCTGGTCTTCGATGCCAGCCTGATTGGACTGATCGGCCGCCTTGATCGCCGCCAACAGATCCTTGTCAATCTTGGCATCGCCACAGGCACCGCCGATGATCTTGTCGACTAACTCGAGCGCGAATTCGTTGAACTTATCAACGGTCAAACGCATCCCGAAGCCGAACTCGGCATTGTCTTCAAACAGCGAGTTGGCCCATGTCGGCCCGCGTCCGTCTTCACGCTTGGTATAAGGCGTGGTAGGCAGATTGGCGCCATAAATTGAGGTGCAACCCGTCGCGTTGGCAATGTACAACCGGTCACCAACCAACTGGGTCAGCAACTTGATATAAGGCGTCTCGCCGCAGCCGGCACAGGCCCCGGAGAACTCAAACAAGGGCTTCACAAACTGACTGCCCTTGATGGTGTCCTTCTTGTAAAGCTTGGTATCGGTCTCGGGCAAATTGAGGAAGAACTTGAAGTTATCAACTTCGTTCTCACGCAGCGGAAGCTGGGGAACCATCATAATGGCCCGCTTGCCCGTCTCCTGCTTCGTCACCTTATCGCGTTCGCGACCCGGACAGTTCCAGACGCAAGCGCCGCAACCGGTGCAATCTTCCGGAGCCACCTGGACGGTGAACTTCAACCCGGCAAATTCCTTACCCTTGGCTTCGCAGGACTTGAACGTCTTGGGGGCCTTCTCCAAATTCTTGGGATCGTAGGCTTTGACGCGGATGGCCGCATGCGGACACACCAGCGAACACTGGGCGCACTGGATGCAGAGATCCGAATTCCACTCGGGAATCTCAACCGCGATGTTACGCTTCTCATACTGGGTCGTCCCGGTCGGCCAGGTACCATCTTCGGGCATCTGACTGACAGGCAGGGAATCGCCCTTCTGCATGATCAGGGTCGCGGTAACGGTTTTGACAAACTCGGGGGCATCGGCAGGCACAACCGCAGGCATTTTGACCTTACCGGCCACCTTGGCAGGCACCTTGACCTCCTGGAGTGACGCCACGGCGGCATCCACAGCCTTGTAGTTGGACTGCACGACGGCTTCGCCCTTGCGCCCGTAGCTCTTCTTGATCGCCTTCTTCAGCCCATCAATGGCTTCCGCCTGAGGCAGCACATTGGAAATCGCGAAGAAACAGGTCTGCATGAGCGTATTGATACGCGCCCCCAACCCAAGTTCAGCGGCCAGCTTGTTGGCATCGATAACGAAGAATTTGATCTTCTTATCAATAACCTGCTGCGCCAGTTCATCGGGCAGATGGTTCCAGACTTCTGTCGCACTGTAGGGACTTGCGAGCAGGAATGTAGCACCCTGCTTGGCATTGGAGAGCATGTCGTACTTCTCAACAAAGGAGAAGTTATGACAGGCCACAAAGTCCGCCTTCGTGCAAAGGTACGGGCTCCGGATGATGCCAGGCCCGAAACGCAGATGCGAGACGGTGATCGTGCCAGCCTTCTTCGAGTCGTACACGAAATAGCCCTGGGCCGAGAAATCGGTGTCATCACCGATGATCTTGATCGAGTTCTTGTTGGCGCCAACGGTGCCATCCGATCCCAAACCGTAGAACATCGCCTCAATACGCCCCTTATGTTCCAACTGGAATGTCGGATCAAAAGGCAGGCTGGTGTGGGTGACGTCGTCGTTGATACCGATCGTGAAGTGATTCTTCTTGGCTCCGCTCAGGTTATCAAAGACCGCCTTCACCATGGCCGGCGTGAATTCCTTGGAACCTAAACCGTAGCGACCGCCGACTACCAGGGGATAGAACTTGCTCTGCATGAGCTTTTCGCTCTGGGCCTCACCAATCGCGGTGCGGACATCTTCATACATCGGCTCACCAATCGAACCGGGCTCCTTGGTGCGGTCCAGCACGGCAATGGAGTGGGCGGTGACAGGGAGGGTCTTCACAAAGGTCTTGATATCCCAGGGACGATACAAGCGGACTTTGAGTACGCCCACCTTCTCACCTTGCGCCACAAGCGCTTCGACCGTCTCATGCACCGTTTCGGCGCCTGACCCCATAATCACAATCACGCGCTCCGCGTCCGGAGCACCCACGTAATCAAACAAGTGATATTGGCGACCCGTGAG
This genomic interval carries:
- the nifJ gene encoding pyruvate:ferredoxin (flavodoxin) oxidoreductase gives rise to the protein MAESKKNMIMVDGNQGVANVAHATNEVAAIYPITPSSAMGEWADEYSAAGRKNIWGTIPQIAELQSEGGASGAVHGALTTGALTTTFTASQGLLLMIPNMYKIAGELTSTVFHVTARSLACQGLSIFGDHSDVMAVRQTGFAMLASASVQEAQDFALIAQAATLNSRVPFVHFFDGFRTSHEVQKIEALTEEIMHSMVTDKMVFAHRERALTPDRPRIRGTAQNPDVYFQGRETVNKYYDACPGIVQKAMDDFAKLTGRQYHLFDYVGAPDAERVIVIMGSGAETVHETVEALVAQGEKVGVLKVRLYRPWDIKTFVKTLPVTAHSIAVLDRTKEPGSIGEPMYEDVRTAIGEAQSEKLMQSKFYPLVVGGRYGLGSKEFTPAMVKAVFDNLSGAKKNHFTIGINDDVTHTSLPFDPTFQLEHKGRIEAMFYGLGSDGTVGANKNSIKIIGDDTDFSAQGYFVYDSKKAGTITVSHLRFGPGIIRSPYLCTKADFVACHNFSFVEKYDMLSNAKQGATFLLASPYSATEVWNHLPDELAQQVIDKKIKFFVIDANKLAAELGLGARINTLMQTCFFAISNVLPQAEAIDGLKKAIKKSYGRKGEAVVQSNYKAVDAAVASLQEVKVPAKVAGKVKMPAVVPADAPEFVKTVTATLIMQKGDSLPVSQMPEDGTWPTGTTQYEKRNIAVEIPEWNSDLCIQCAQCSLVCPHAAIRVKAYDPKNLEKAPKTFKSCEAKGKEFAGLKFTVQVAPEDCTGCGACVWNCPGRERDKVTKQETGKRAIMMVPQLPLRENEVDNFKFFLNLPETDTKLYKKDTIKGSQFVKPLFEFSGACAGCGETPYIKLLTQLVGDRLYIANATGCTSIYGANLPTTPYTKREDGRGPTWANSLFEDNAEFGFGMRLTVDKFNEFALELVDKIIGGACGDAKIDKDLLAAIKAADQSNQAGIEDQRARVVVLKKQLAACPCDICAQLASLADYLVKKSVWVVGGDGWAYDIGYGGLDHVLASGKNIKVLVLDTEVYSNTGGQASKSTPMGAVAKFAAGGKPTMKKDLGMISMTYGNIYVAQVSLGANPGQCVKAFMEAEQYDGPAIIIAYSHCIAHGIDMTSGMQGQKDAVNSAHFPLYRHNPELTEQGKNPLSLDSKPPTMTFSEHAMKENRFRVLKQMNPDQAKALMTIVDKKVLAKYDMLTKLAGMEPCSGSIAAPAAPKA